A window of Halodesulfovibrio aestuarii DSM 17919 = ATCC 29578 contains these coding sequences:
- a CDS encoding response regulator: protein MVRLSDIRIKSKLVFLLVFVGAVPLLIVSIVGSKLATDELMEKSYNQLLTVQSIRKGQIEDFFTTSFSRIRILADSERVQEMMVLLNRHRSELQKERSLLADVHSLQYQEKFHSYIAPLKRYVDAYGYHDMLLIDADDGNVLFSTANEEELGTNLKSGQYRNSSLANAWRRAVFSGKTTFVDFSTYSPSGGTEAAFIAEPIRNEFEKIIGVLVFQLTPQLITYVVDSRQGMGESGESYLLGVNLAQNRYEFRSNLRTMGNGEYVVGYSLEKPLAYWKDAVSAGESGGHRLYTDSAGNEVLVVYNELNVAGVRWFLISKINKYEVTAPIRQTYKLLAIVSGVLLMLVGLLAVFFSRTITRPIIADMEFAQAIAEGDLDATIEVYQKDELGDLARSLDRMARNLQELDWLKSGKEGLDDSMRGEHSPQKLARTFISYLCKHMDAQLGAVYALEEDELVLTASYAFTDRKGNFNRFAFGEGMVGQTALENEILVFSDINEEAPTVNYGAGEVISTAYMAVPVAFEGNVVGVLLLGTLESFSPLHRKFIEQNIENIAILMNAAQSRQLVHELLEQAQQQQEELRVTNEELEEQTNALLQSEAKLQQQQEELRVTNEELEEQAKVLKESQSELQAQQEELRVINEELEERTKALEEQKSAIAEKNADLVKAQKAVKQKAKDLEVASKYKSEFLANMSHELRTPLNSILILSQLFGQNKDGNLNNKQIESAKAIHSSGSDLLTLINEILDLSKIEAGKVELIIEPVRVSSLIQDITRLYKDIAADKGINFNVSVEPDVPEALETDSQRLQQVLRNLLTNALKFTHEGTVSLTISRPPQELTNELGIDASNAVAFAVSDDGIGIAKDKQVAIFQAFQQADGSTSRNYGGTGLGLSISRELARLLQGAIYLESEEGKGSTFTIVLPEFYQETSSNTDVFERAELPLASGGESFVEKESFSTTQVSRNTEIAPTQTSAPVAASASVQQKSSSSKESEYVEDDRIAITPDSRSLLIIEDDWNFAKIMRDFGRERGFLCLVAEDGETGLHFADYYKPSAIILDVGLPGIDGWTVMERLKDNPALRHIPVHFMSANDNSLDALRMGAIGYLAKPVTMEHVEEAFGALEDVISKPVRNLLLVEDDKIQCQSIKELIGNGDVKTTDVATGKEAYEELSRGNYDCMILDLGLEDMSGFELLEKIRMSDAAMRVPVIIYTGRDLSHEEEKQLSKYAESIIIKGVKSPERLLDESALFLHRVESNLPYEKQQMLKMVHDKESVLNGKKVMIVDDDMRNVFALSSVLEDRNMDVVVAKNGIECLEKLEELDSIDCVLMDIMMPQMDGYEAMTEIRKNPEYAKLPIIALTAKAMKGDRSKCIDCGASDYLSKPVNTEKLISMMRVWLY from the coding sequence ATGGTTCGTCTTTCAGATATCCGCATCAAGTCTAAACTTGTGTTTTTGCTTGTTTTTGTTGGTGCTGTTCCGTTGCTTATTGTGAGTATTGTCGGAAGTAAACTGGCAACGGATGAGTTGATGGAAAAATCATATAATCAACTGCTGACAGTACAGTCTATTCGCAAGGGGCAAATAGAAGATTTTTTCACCACAAGCTTTTCTAGAATTCGTATTTTAGCAGATTCTGAACGAGTTCAGGAAATGATGGTGCTTCTGAACAGACACCGGTCGGAATTACAAAAAGAGCGTTCCCTTCTTGCCGATGTGCATTCTCTTCAATATCAAGAAAAATTTCATAGTTATATCGCGCCATTAAAGAGGTATGTTGATGCGTATGGGTATCACGACATGCTGCTTATTGATGCTGATGATGGTAACGTGCTTTTTTCAACCGCTAATGAAGAAGAGCTGGGAACAAATTTAAAATCAGGTCAGTATAGAAATAGCAGTCTTGCTAATGCATGGAGGCGAGCTGTTTTTTCTGGAAAAACAACGTTTGTTGATTTTTCTACATACTCTCCAAGTGGGGGCACTGAGGCGGCTTTTATTGCTGAACCTATCAGAAATGAATTTGAAAAAATTATTGGTGTGCTTGTTTTCCAGTTAACACCTCAACTTATCACATATGTTGTCGATTCTCGTCAGGGTATGGGCGAGTCGGGCGAGTCATACTTGCTGGGCGTTAATTTAGCGCAGAATAGATATGAGTTCCGTAGCAATCTTCGTACGATGGGGAATGGTGAATATGTCGTAGGGTATTCTCTCGAAAAACCATTGGCTTATTGGAAAGATGCGGTGTCAGCAGGTGAGTCCGGTGGGCATAGATTGTACACCGACAGCGCCGGAAACGAAGTTCTTGTTGTTTACAACGAACTGAATGTCGCTGGTGTTCGTTGGTTTCTCATTTCTAAGATCAATAAATATGAAGTAACCGCTCCTATTCGTCAGACATACAAGTTGCTGGCGATAGTCTCCGGGGTATTATTGATGTTGGTAGGGCTGCTTGCAGTCTTCTTTTCCCGTACGATTACCCGTCCGATCATTGCAGATATGGAGTTTGCGCAGGCGATTGCTGAAGGTGATCTTGATGCGACGATAGAAGTTTATCAAAAAGATGAACTTGGTGACCTTGCCCGGTCACTTGATAGAATGGCGCGAAATCTTCAGGAGTTAGACTGGCTGAAATCGGGTAAGGAAGGTTTAGACGATTCCATGCGTGGGGAACATTCTCCTCAGAAATTAGCCCGTACTTTTATCTCATATCTTTGCAAGCACATGGATGCCCAACTTGGTGCAGTGTACGCATTGGAAGAAGATGAGCTGGTGCTGACAGCAAGTTATGCCTTCACTGATAGAAAAGGTAATTTCAACCGTTTTGCTTTTGGTGAGGGAATGGTTGGCCAGACTGCACTTGAAAATGAAATCTTGGTATTTTCAGATATTAATGAAGAAGCGCCGACTGTGAACTACGGTGCTGGTGAAGTTATTTCAACGGCATATATGGCCGTGCCTGTTGCGTTTGAGGGAAATGTTGTTGGTGTCCTTTTACTGGGTACATTAGAGTCATTCTCACCATTGCATAGGAAATTTATTGAGCAGAATATTGAAAATATAGCGATTCTGATGAATGCAGCTCAGTCTCGTCAGCTTGTTCATGAGTTGTTGGAACAAGCGCAGCAGCAGCAGGAAGAGCTGCGTGTAACTAACGAGGAATTGGAAGAGCAGACCAATGCGTTACTTCAGTCTGAAGCAAAATTGCAACAGCAGCAGGAAGAACTGCGAGTAACCAACGAAGAGTTGGAAGAGCAGGCGAAAGTTCTGAAAGAATCGCAATCAGAACTTCAGGCGCAGCAGGAAGAATTACGCGTTATCAACGAAGAACTTGAGGAACGCACGAAGGCTCTTGAGGAACAGAAATCCGCTATTGCTGAAAAAAATGCTGATCTAGTTAAAGCGCAGAAGGCGGTAAAGCAGAAAGCTAAAGATCTGGAAGTAGCGAGCAAGTACAAATCTGAATTTTTAGCGAATATGTCGCACGAACTCCGAACTCCGTTGAACTCTATTTTGATTTTATCTCAACTGTTCGGTCAAAACAAAGACGGAAACCTCAACAACAAGCAGATTGAATCTGCCAAAGCAATTCATTCTTCCGGTTCTGATTTACTGACATTGATCAATGAAATTTTGGACTTGTCTAAAATTGAAGCAGGAAAAGTTGAGCTTATTATTGAACCAGTAAGGGTTTCAAGTCTGATTCAAGACATTACCCGTCTTTACAAAGACATAGCCGCAGATAAAGGCATTAATTTTAATGTTAGTGTTGAGCCAGATGTTCCGGAGGCTTTGGAAACGGACTCTCAACGCCTGCAACAGGTTTTGCGTAATTTGCTTACCAATGCCTTGAAGTTCACCCACGAAGGAACTGTTTCGTTAACTATCTCCAGACCACCGCAGGAATTGACTAACGAGCTAGGCATTGATGCCAGTAACGCTGTTGCTTTTGCTGTGTCTGATGACGGAATAGGTATTGCTAAAGACAAGCAGGTTGCAATTTTCCAAGCATTCCAGCAGGCGGATGGTAGTACAAGCCGAAACTATGGCGGTACAGGGCTTGGCCTTTCTATTTCGCGCGAACTTGCTCGGTTGCTGCAAGGAGCTATCTATCTTGAGAGTGAAGAGGGTAAAGGCAGTACCTTTACCATAGTTCTTCCAGAATTTTATCAGGAGACTTCATCGAATACTGATGTCTTTGAAAGAGCAGAATTGCCGCTTGCTTCCGGCGGTGAAAGTTTTGTTGAAAAAGAATCCTTTTCAACGACGCAGGTAAGCCGCAATACCGAGATTGCACCGACACAAACTTCTGCGCCGGTTGCTGCGTCAGCGTCAGTGCAGCAAAAAAGTAGTTCATCTAAGGAAAGTGAGTATGTTGAGGATGACCGTATTGCGATTACGCCTGACTCACGTAGCTTACTTATCATCGAAGATGATTGGAATTTTGCCAAAATCATGCGTGATTTTGGACGTGAACGCGGATTTTTGTGTCTTGTAGCCGAAGACGGTGAAACAGGTCTGCACTTCGCGGATTACTATAAACCGAGCGCAATTATTCTGGATGTTGGACTTCCGGGGATTGATGGCTGGACGGTCATGGAGCGGCTTAAGGATAATCCGGCGCTACGGCATATTCCTGTTCACTTCATGTCTGCTAATGATAATTCTTTGGATGCGCTCCGCATGGGCGCAATCGGATATCTGGCAAAGCCGGTCACCATGGAACATGTTGAAGAAGCCTTTGGTGCGCTTGAGGACGTTATATCTAAGCCGGTTCGCAATTTATTGCTCGTTGAGGACGACAAGATCCAATGTCAGAGCATTAAGGAGTTGATCGGTAATGGAGATGTAAAGACTACGGACGTCGCGACCGGAAAGGAAGCATACGAGGAGTTATCCAGAGGCAACTATGATTGTATGATTCTGGATTTGGGACTCGAAGATATGTCCGGCTTTGAATTGCTTGAAAAAATACGCATGAGCGATGCGGCTATGCGAGTGCCTGTTATTATTTACACAGGACGTGATTTATCTCATGAGGAAGAAAAGCAGCTCAGTAAGTATGCAGAGAGCATAATTATTAAGGGCGTAAAATCTCCTGAGCGGTTGTTAGACGAGTCTGCACTGTTCCTGCATCGTGTTGAATCAAACCTGCCGTACGAAAAACAGCAGATGCTCAAGATGGTGCATGACAAAGAATCCGTACTGAATGGCAAGAAAGTCATGATTGTGGATGATGATATGCGTAACGTTTTTGCGCTCTCCAGTGTTCTAGAAGACAGGAATATGGATGTCGTCGTGGCGAAAAACGGCATTGAATGTCTTGAAAAGCTGGAAGAACTCGACTCGATCGATTGCGTGCTGATGGATATTATGATGCCTCAGATGGACGGATATGAGGCTATGACAGAGATTCGTAAGAACCCTGAATATGCAAAATTGCCGATTATTGCGCTTACAGCAAAAGCTATGAAGGGTGACAGAAGCAAATGTATTGATTGCGGAGCTAGTGATTACCTGTCTAAGCCGGTGAATACAGAGAAGCTCATTTCTATGATGCGGGTTTGGTTATATTAG